Proteins from one Enoplosus armatus isolate fEnoArm2 chromosome 4, fEnoArm2.hap1, whole genome shotgun sequence genomic window:
- the LOC139284353 gene encoding pikachurin isoform X2: MESTCKERSLLYLLLFAICTASVCFCARRSNVRRSDRLSPPLDIQLETINCTAFSVRWKMPRRHVSTITGYKVFYTEMRNGRPMGTASLMEVPLSLDMLTTGQFDGQASFDVDIGNLKVNTKFRVTVGAYGWAGEGRPSMPRDISTASHEMCMPPSPPTQPVVMAVSDTELALSWQQGESEGSAPVLHFLVAYIRPEMDTEWTYIREPIETNSMVLKGLLPETEYQFVVRAVNVHGASPPSHINNPVRTLAAALYRGDTFQYVLRQPGYRLTGASDVGSGDYGRYITDSRIKDEDGFDIDDSDYDIFIEELKPFPGINQDNKKSQLRSRSGPPSGRNVVYRMNTITPPNVTAPPASTTTSSIFPDFTDLVFSTTSEPSTTIDTTTTAPLSTTSITLPTTTTTPTMSPWKGEVPRVYDLTCDDTVCPPDSFCLSDYDSGGSRCHCNLGRRGDTCSEVVSVNFPRFYGHSHMTFEPLKNSYQTFQITLEFKADSEDGLLLYCGENEHGRGDFTSLSLVRGKLHYRFNCGTGAAQIISESRVVVGQWHTVTVFRDGMSGWLRMDNDTPISGRSQGQYTKITFRSPLYVGGSPSAYWLVRVTGTNRGFVGCIQSLTINNKATDIRPWPLGRALSGADIGECSDSVCDLVSCANGGVCFANRADGYICLCPLGFRGALCEESFSLASPLFNETVFSYAVIPWPQSSQSYLSFMEFELTFRPSMPDGTLLYSDDADSGDFLAINLVDRYVEFRFDCGSGGAVIRSEEQVSLDAWHELRVSRTAKSGILQVDSQRPMEGIAEGAFTQINCSSPLYIGGVPEYDKTKRTAGVIKPFTGIVQKLILNDRTIPITTGSAGGVNVANSVHPCVESPCANGGTCRPKWDSYECDCPLGYDGRHCQKECGNYCLNTVTEAIEIPQFIGRSYLTYDNRDILKRVSGSRTNLFMRFKSTAKDGLLLWRGDSPMRPNSDFLSMGLQDGALIFSYNLGSGAANISVNGTFSDGKWHRVKAVRDGQSGKLTVDDYGAKTGRSPGKMRQLNINGPLYVGGMKEIALHTNRQYIGGLLGCVSHFTLSTDYHLALVEDAADGKNINTCSN; the protein is encoded by the exons ATGGAATCTACATGTAAAGAAAGGAGTCTTTTATACTTACTTCTCTTCGCAATATGCACAGCCAGCGTTTGCTTTTGTGCAAGAAGATCAAATGTTCGGAGATCTG ATCGTCTGAGTCCTCCATTAGACATCCAGCTGGAGACAATCAACTGCACCGCCTTTAGCGTACGATGGAAGATGCCCAGGCGACATGTTAGCACCATCACTGGATACAAG GTCTTCTATACAGAGATGAGGAATGGCCGTCCAATGGGTACAGCGTCTTTGATGGAGGTGCCTCTCAGCTTGGACATGCTGACCACT GGGCAATTTGATGGACAAGCAAGCTTT GATGTGGACATTGGTAACCTAAAGGTGAACACTAAGTTCAGAGTCACTGTTGGAGCGTATGGCTGGGCAGGGGAGGGGAGACCCAGCATGCCCAGAGACATCAGCACTGCTTCACATG AAATGTGCATGCCCCCGTCGCCCCCCACTCAGCCTGTTGTCATGGCTGTATCTGACACAGAGCTGGCATTGTCATGGCAgcaaggagagagtgagggaagcGCACCTGTCCTTCACTTCCTGGTGGCTTACATCAG GCCAGAAATGGACACGGAGTGGACTTACATCCGTGAGCCTATTGAGACTAACTCCATGGTTTTGAAGGGGTTATTACCAGAAACAGAGTACCAGTTTGTCGTCAGGGCGGTCAACGTGCATGGAGCTAGCCCACCCAGCCACATCAACAACCCTGTGCGCACTCTCG CTGCCGCTCTGTATCGAGGAGACACGTTTCAGTATGTGCTGCGGCAGCCTGGGTACAGGCTAACAG GAGCATCAGATGTTGGCAGTGGTGATTACGGGCGTTACATCACAGACTCGAGGATCAAAGATGAAGATGGCTTCGACATTGATGACTCTGATTATGATATCTTTATTGAAGAG TTGAAGCCCTTCCCAGGTATCAATCAGGACAACAAGAAGTCCCAGCTCCGCTCACGCTCTGGTCCGCCGTCTGGTCGGAACGTTGTTTACCGTATGAACACCATCACTCCTCCCAACGTGACTGCCCCTCcagcctccaccaccacctcgtCCATCTTCCCAGACTTCACAGATCTGGTTTTCTCAACCACCTCAGAACCCAGTACCACTATTGACACTACAACTACTGCCCCACTTTCCACCACCAG CATCACTTTgcccaccaccactaccaccccAACCATGTCCCCCTGGAAAGGTGAAGTACCCCGCGTGTACGACCTGACCTGCGATGATACCGTGTGCCCCCCCGACAGCTTCTGCCTCAGTGATTACGACAGTGGAGGCTCACGCTGCCACTGCAACCTCGGACGGAGAGGGGACACTTGCTCTGAGG TGGTATCGGTGAACTTTCCCAGGTTCTATGGCCACTCTCACATGACCTTTGAACCCTTGAAGAACTCTTACCAAACCTTTCAGATCACTTTGGAGTTCAAG GCAGACTCAGAGGATGGCTTGTTGCTTTACTGTGGAGAGAATGAACACGGCCGTGGAGACTTTACCTCTTTGTCTCTGGTGCGAGGCAAGCTGCACTACAG GTTTAACTGTGGTACAGGAGCAGCTCAAATAATCAGTGAGAGTCGTGTTGTTGTTGGTCAGTGGCACACAGTCACCGTCTTCAGAGATGGCATGAGTGGCTGGCTGCGTATGGACAACGACACCCCCATATCTGGACGCTCACAG GGCCAGTACACCAAGATCACTTTCCGCTCCCCGCTGTATGTGGGTGGATCCCCGAGTGCTTATTGGCTGGTCAGGGTGACGGGGACAAACCGTGGCTTTGTTGGCTGCATTCAGAGTCTGACCATCAACAACAAAGCCACCGACATCAGACCCTGGCCTCTGGGCAGAGCTCTGAGTGGAGCTGACATAG GTGAGTGCAGCGACAGCGTATGCGACCTGGTCAGCTGTGCCAACGGTGGAGTCTGCTTTGCAAACCGTGCTGATGGCTACATCTGCCTGTGCCCGCTCGGCTTCAGGGGAGCACTTTGTGAAGAGA GTTTCTCACTGGCCTCACCTCTCTTCAATGAGACAGTGTTTTCATACGCCGTCATCCCGTGGCCGCAGTCCTCTCAGAGTTATCTGTCCTTCATGGAGTTCGAGCTGACGTTTCGGCCGTCGATGCCCGACGGGACGCTGCTGTACAGTGATGACGCAGATAGCGGAGACTTCCTGGCTATCAACCTGGTGGACAGATATGTGGAGTTCAGATTTGACTgcggctctggaggagctgtgATAAG GAGTGAAGAGCAGGTCAGCCTGGACGCATGGCATGAGCTGAGGGTGTCTCGCACTGCAAAGAGTGGCATCCTTCAGGTGGACAGCCAGAGGCCAATGGAAGGAATCGCTGAG GGAGCTTTCACTCAGATTAACTGCAGTTCACCTCTTTATATTGGTGGAGTACCAGAATACGATAAAACCAAGAGGACAGCAGGTGTTATAAAGCCCTTCACTGGAATCGTCCAGAAG CTGATACTCAATGACCGCACCATCCCAATAACAACTGGCTCTGCTGGTGGTGTTAATGTAGCAAACTCAGTGCACCCATGTGTGGAAAGTCCCTGTGCCAATGGAGGGACCTGCAGGCCAAAGTGGGATAGTTATGAGTGTGACTGCCCCCTAGGGTATGACGGGAGGCACTGCCAGAAAG AGTGTGGGAATTACTGTTTGAACA CTGTGACTGAAGCCATTGAGATCCCACAATTCATTGGAAGAAGTTACCTGACATACGACAACAGAGATATCCTGAAAAG ggTGTCTGGGTCCAGGACCAACCTTTTCATGCGTTTTAAGAGCACAGCCAAGGATGGCCTGTTACTATGGCGAGGAGACAGTCCAATGAGGCCCaacagtgacttcctgtctaTGGGGCTTCAGGATGGTGCTCTAATCTTCAG TTATAATCTCGGCAGCGGTGCGGCTAACATTTCTGTCAACGGGACCTTTAGCGATGGAAAGTGGCACAGAGTCAAAGCTGTGAG GGATGGCCAGTCAGGGAAACTGACAGTGGATGACTATGGAGCAAAAACAGGCAGGTCACCTGGAAAAATGAGACAACTGAATATCAACGGACCCTTATACGTTG GTGGCATGAAAGAAATAGCtcttcacacaaacagacagtacATTGGAGGCTTGTTGGGCTGCGTGTCCCACTTCACACTTTCCACTGATTATCACTTAGCACTGGTGGAGGATGCTGCTGACGGCAAGAACATCAACACCTGCTCCAACTAG
- the LOC139284353 gene encoding pikachurin isoform X3: MESTCKERSLLYLLLFAICTASVCFCARRSNVRRSDRLSPPLDIQLETINCTAFSVRWKMPRRHVSTITGYKVFYTEMRNGRPMGTASLMEVPLSLDMLTTGQFDGQASFDVDIGNLKVNTKFRVTVGAYGWAGEGRPSMPRDISTASHEMCMPPSPPTQPVVMAVSDTELALSWQQGESEGSAPVLHFLVAYIRPEMDTEWTYIREPIETNSMVLKGLLPETEYQFVVRAVNVHGASPPSHINNPVRTLGASDVGSGDYGRYITDSRIKDEDGFDIDDSDYDIFIEELKPFPGINQDNKKSQLRSRSGPPSGRNVVYRMNTITPPNVTAPPASTTTSSIFPDFTDLVFSTTSEPSTTIDTTTTAPLSTTSITLPTTTTTPTMSPWKGEVPRVYDLTCDDTVCPPDSFCLSDYDSGGSRCHCNLGRRGDTCSEVVSVNFPRFYGHSHMTFEPLKNSYQTFQITLEFKADSEDGLLLYCGENEHGRGDFTSLSLVRGKLHYRFNCGTGAAQIISESRVVVGQWHTVTVFRDGMSGWLRMDNDTPISGRSQGQYTKITFRSPLYVGGSPSAYWLVRVTGTNRGFVGCIQSLTINNKATDIRPWPLGRALSGADIGECSDSVCDLVSCANGGVCFANRADGYICLCPLGFRGALCEESFSLASPLFNETVFSYAVIPWPQSSQSYLSFMEFELTFRPSMPDGTLLYSDDADSGDFLAINLVDRYVEFRFDCGSGGAVIRSEEQVSLDAWHELRVSRTAKSGILQVDSQRPMEGIAEGAFTQINCSSPLYIGGVPEYDKTKRTAGVIKPFTGIVQKLILNDRTIPITTGSAGGVNVANSVHPCVESPCANGGTCRPKWDSYECDCPLGYDGRHCQKECGNYCLNTVTEAIEIPQFIGRSYLTYDNRDILKRVSGSRTNLFMRFKSTAKDGLLLWRGDSPMRPNSDFLSMGLQDGALIFSYNLGSGAANISVNGTFSDGKWHRVKAVRDGQSGKLTVDDYGAKTGRSPGKMRQLNINGPLYVGGMKEIALHTNRQYIGGLLGCVSHFTLSTDYHLALVEDAADGKNINTCSN; the protein is encoded by the exons ATGGAATCTACATGTAAAGAAAGGAGTCTTTTATACTTACTTCTCTTCGCAATATGCACAGCCAGCGTTTGCTTTTGTGCAAGAAGATCAAATGTTCGGAGATCTG ATCGTCTGAGTCCTCCATTAGACATCCAGCTGGAGACAATCAACTGCACCGCCTTTAGCGTACGATGGAAGATGCCCAGGCGACATGTTAGCACCATCACTGGATACAAG GTCTTCTATACAGAGATGAGGAATGGCCGTCCAATGGGTACAGCGTCTTTGATGGAGGTGCCTCTCAGCTTGGACATGCTGACCACT GGGCAATTTGATGGACAAGCAAGCTTT GATGTGGACATTGGTAACCTAAAGGTGAACACTAAGTTCAGAGTCACTGTTGGAGCGTATGGCTGGGCAGGGGAGGGGAGACCCAGCATGCCCAGAGACATCAGCACTGCTTCACATG AAATGTGCATGCCCCCGTCGCCCCCCACTCAGCCTGTTGTCATGGCTGTATCTGACACAGAGCTGGCATTGTCATGGCAgcaaggagagagtgagggaagcGCACCTGTCCTTCACTTCCTGGTGGCTTACATCAG GCCAGAAATGGACACGGAGTGGACTTACATCCGTGAGCCTATTGAGACTAACTCCATGGTTTTGAAGGGGTTATTACCAGAAACAGAGTACCAGTTTGTCGTCAGGGCGGTCAACGTGCATGGAGCTAGCCCACCCAGCCACATCAACAACCCTGTGCGCACTCTCG GAGCATCAGATGTTGGCAGTGGTGATTACGGGCGTTACATCACAGACTCGAGGATCAAAGATGAAGATGGCTTCGACATTGATGACTCTGATTATGATATCTTTATTGAAGAG TTGAAGCCCTTCCCAGGTATCAATCAGGACAACAAGAAGTCCCAGCTCCGCTCACGCTCTGGTCCGCCGTCTGGTCGGAACGTTGTTTACCGTATGAACACCATCACTCCTCCCAACGTGACTGCCCCTCcagcctccaccaccacctcgtCCATCTTCCCAGACTTCACAGATCTGGTTTTCTCAACCACCTCAGAACCCAGTACCACTATTGACACTACAACTACTGCCCCACTTTCCACCACCAG CATCACTTTgcccaccaccactaccaccccAACCATGTCCCCCTGGAAAGGTGAAGTACCCCGCGTGTACGACCTGACCTGCGATGATACCGTGTGCCCCCCCGACAGCTTCTGCCTCAGTGATTACGACAGTGGAGGCTCACGCTGCCACTGCAACCTCGGACGGAGAGGGGACACTTGCTCTGAGG TGGTATCGGTGAACTTTCCCAGGTTCTATGGCCACTCTCACATGACCTTTGAACCCTTGAAGAACTCTTACCAAACCTTTCAGATCACTTTGGAGTTCAAG GCAGACTCAGAGGATGGCTTGTTGCTTTACTGTGGAGAGAATGAACACGGCCGTGGAGACTTTACCTCTTTGTCTCTGGTGCGAGGCAAGCTGCACTACAG GTTTAACTGTGGTACAGGAGCAGCTCAAATAATCAGTGAGAGTCGTGTTGTTGTTGGTCAGTGGCACACAGTCACCGTCTTCAGAGATGGCATGAGTGGCTGGCTGCGTATGGACAACGACACCCCCATATCTGGACGCTCACAG GGCCAGTACACCAAGATCACTTTCCGCTCCCCGCTGTATGTGGGTGGATCCCCGAGTGCTTATTGGCTGGTCAGGGTGACGGGGACAAACCGTGGCTTTGTTGGCTGCATTCAGAGTCTGACCATCAACAACAAAGCCACCGACATCAGACCCTGGCCTCTGGGCAGAGCTCTGAGTGGAGCTGACATAG GTGAGTGCAGCGACAGCGTATGCGACCTGGTCAGCTGTGCCAACGGTGGAGTCTGCTTTGCAAACCGTGCTGATGGCTACATCTGCCTGTGCCCGCTCGGCTTCAGGGGAGCACTTTGTGAAGAGA GTTTCTCACTGGCCTCACCTCTCTTCAATGAGACAGTGTTTTCATACGCCGTCATCCCGTGGCCGCAGTCCTCTCAGAGTTATCTGTCCTTCATGGAGTTCGAGCTGACGTTTCGGCCGTCGATGCCCGACGGGACGCTGCTGTACAGTGATGACGCAGATAGCGGAGACTTCCTGGCTATCAACCTGGTGGACAGATATGTGGAGTTCAGATTTGACTgcggctctggaggagctgtgATAAG GAGTGAAGAGCAGGTCAGCCTGGACGCATGGCATGAGCTGAGGGTGTCTCGCACTGCAAAGAGTGGCATCCTTCAGGTGGACAGCCAGAGGCCAATGGAAGGAATCGCTGAG GGAGCTTTCACTCAGATTAACTGCAGTTCACCTCTTTATATTGGTGGAGTACCAGAATACGATAAAACCAAGAGGACAGCAGGTGTTATAAAGCCCTTCACTGGAATCGTCCAGAAG CTGATACTCAATGACCGCACCATCCCAATAACAACTGGCTCTGCTGGTGGTGTTAATGTAGCAAACTCAGTGCACCCATGTGTGGAAAGTCCCTGTGCCAATGGAGGGACCTGCAGGCCAAAGTGGGATAGTTATGAGTGTGACTGCCCCCTAGGGTATGACGGGAGGCACTGCCAGAAAG AGTGTGGGAATTACTGTTTGAACA CTGTGACTGAAGCCATTGAGATCCCACAATTCATTGGAAGAAGTTACCTGACATACGACAACAGAGATATCCTGAAAAG ggTGTCTGGGTCCAGGACCAACCTTTTCATGCGTTTTAAGAGCACAGCCAAGGATGGCCTGTTACTATGGCGAGGAGACAGTCCAATGAGGCCCaacagtgacttcctgtctaTGGGGCTTCAGGATGGTGCTCTAATCTTCAG TTATAATCTCGGCAGCGGTGCGGCTAACATTTCTGTCAACGGGACCTTTAGCGATGGAAAGTGGCACAGAGTCAAAGCTGTGAG GGATGGCCAGTCAGGGAAACTGACAGTGGATGACTATGGAGCAAAAACAGGCAGGTCACCTGGAAAAATGAGACAACTGAATATCAACGGACCCTTATACGTTG GTGGCATGAAAGAAATAGCtcttcacacaaacagacagtacATTGGAGGCTTGTTGGGCTGCGTGTCCCACTTCACACTTTCCACTGATTATCACTTAGCACTGGTGGAGGATGCTGCTGACGGCAAGAACATCAACACCTGCTCCAACTAG
- the LOC139284353 gene encoding pikachurin isoform X1, producing the protein MESTCKERSLLYLLLFAICTASVCFCARRSNVRRSGEYRLSPPLDIQLETINCTAFSVRWKMPRRHVSTITGYKVFYTEMRNGRPMGTASLMEVPLSLDMLTTGQFDGQASFDVDIGNLKVNTKFRVTVGAYGWAGEGRPSMPRDISTASHEMCMPPSPPTQPVVMAVSDTELALSWQQGESEGSAPVLHFLVAYIRPEMDTEWTYIREPIETNSMVLKGLLPETEYQFVVRAVNVHGASPPSHINNPVRTLVSFTAALYRGDTFQYVLRQPGYRLTGASDVGSGDYGRYITDSRIKDEDGFDIDDSDYDIFIEELKPFPGINQDNKKSQLRSRSGPPSGRNVVYRMNTITPPNVTAPPASTTTSSIFPDFTDLVFSTTSEPSTTIDTTTTAPLSTTSITLPTTTTTPTMSPWKGEVPRVYDLTCDDTVCPPDSFCLSDYDSGGSRCHCNLGRRGDTCSEVVSVNFPRFYGHSHMTFEPLKNSYQTFQITLEFKADSEDGLLLYCGENEHGRGDFTSLSLVRGKLHYRFNCGTGAAQIISESRVVVGQWHTVTVFRDGMSGWLRMDNDTPISGRSQGQYTKITFRSPLYVGGSPSAYWLVRVTGTNRGFVGCIQSLTINNKATDIRPWPLGRALSGADIGECSDSVCDLVSCANGGVCFANRADGYICLCPLGFRGALCEESFSLASPLFNETVFSYAVIPWPQSSQSYLSFMEFELTFRPSMPDGTLLYSDDADSGDFLAINLVDRYVEFRFDCGSGGAVIRSEEQVSLDAWHELRVSRTAKSGILQVDSQRPMEGIAEGAFTQINCSSPLYIGGVPEYDKTKRTAGVIKPFTGIVQKLILNDRTIPITTGSAGGVNVANSVHPCVESPCANGGTCRPKWDSYECDCPLGYDGRHCQKECGNYCLNTVTEAIEIPQFIGRSYLTYDNRDILKRVSGSRTNLFMRFKSTAKDGLLLWRGDSPMRPNSDFLSMGLQDGALIFSYNLGSGAANISVNGTFSDGKWHRVKAVRDGQSGKLTVDDYGAKTGRSPGKMRQLNINGPLYVGGMKEIALHTNRQYIGGLLGCVSHFTLSTDYHLALVEDAADGKNINTCSN; encoded by the exons ATGGAATCTACATGTAAAGAAAGGAGTCTTTTATACTTACTTCTCTTCGCAATATGCACAGCCAGCGTTTGCTTTTGTGCAAGAAGATCAAATGTTCGGAGATCTGGTGA AT ATCGTCTGAGTCCTCCATTAGACATCCAGCTGGAGACAATCAACTGCACCGCCTTTAGCGTACGATGGAAGATGCCCAGGCGACATGTTAGCACCATCACTGGATACAAG GTCTTCTATACAGAGATGAGGAATGGCCGTCCAATGGGTACAGCGTCTTTGATGGAGGTGCCTCTCAGCTTGGACATGCTGACCACT GGGCAATTTGATGGACAAGCAAGCTTT GATGTGGACATTGGTAACCTAAAGGTGAACACTAAGTTCAGAGTCACTGTTGGAGCGTATGGCTGGGCAGGGGAGGGGAGACCCAGCATGCCCAGAGACATCAGCACTGCTTCACATG AAATGTGCATGCCCCCGTCGCCCCCCACTCAGCCTGTTGTCATGGCTGTATCTGACACAGAGCTGGCATTGTCATGGCAgcaaggagagagtgagggaagcGCACCTGTCCTTCACTTCCTGGTGGCTTACATCAG GCCAGAAATGGACACGGAGTGGACTTACATCCGTGAGCCTATTGAGACTAACTCCATGGTTTTGAAGGGGTTATTACCAGAAACAGAGTACCAGTTTGTCGTCAGGGCGGTCAACGTGCATGGAGCTAGCCCACCCAGCCACATCAACAACCCTGTGCGCACTCTCG tcagtttca CTGCCGCTCTGTATCGAGGAGACACGTTTCAGTATGTGCTGCGGCAGCCTGGGTACAGGCTAACAG GAGCATCAGATGTTGGCAGTGGTGATTACGGGCGTTACATCACAGACTCGAGGATCAAAGATGAAGATGGCTTCGACATTGATGACTCTGATTATGATATCTTTATTGAAGAG TTGAAGCCCTTCCCAGGTATCAATCAGGACAACAAGAAGTCCCAGCTCCGCTCACGCTCTGGTCCGCCGTCTGGTCGGAACGTTGTTTACCGTATGAACACCATCACTCCTCCCAACGTGACTGCCCCTCcagcctccaccaccacctcgtCCATCTTCCCAGACTTCACAGATCTGGTTTTCTCAACCACCTCAGAACCCAGTACCACTATTGACACTACAACTACTGCCCCACTTTCCACCACCAG CATCACTTTgcccaccaccactaccaccccAACCATGTCCCCCTGGAAAGGTGAAGTACCCCGCGTGTACGACCTGACCTGCGATGATACCGTGTGCCCCCCCGACAGCTTCTGCCTCAGTGATTACGACAGTGGAGGCTCACGCTGCCACTGCAACCTCGGACGGAGAGGGGACACTTGCTCTGAGG TGGTATCGGTGAACTTTCCCAGGTTCTATGGCCACTCTCACATGACCTTTGAACCCTTGAAGAACTCTTACCAAACCTTTCAGATCACTTTGGAGTTCAAG GCAGACTCAGAGGATGGCTTGTTGCTTTACTGTGGAGAGAATGAACACGGCCGTGGAGACTTTACCTCTTTGTCTCTGGTGCGAGGCAAGCTGCACTACAG GTTTAACTGTGGTACAGGAGCAGCTCAAATAATCAGTGAGAGTCGTGTTGTTGTTGGTCAGTGGCACACAGTCACCGTCTTCAGAGATGGCATGAGTGGCTGGCTGCGTATGGACAACGACACCCCCATATCTGGACGCTCACAG GGCCAGTACACCAAGATCACTTTCCGCTCCCCGCTGTATGTGGGTGGATCCCCGAGTGCTTATTGGCTGGTCAGGGTGACGGGGACAAACCGTGGCTTTGTTGGCTGCATTCAGAGTCTGACCATCAACAACAAAGCCACCGACATCAGACCCTGGCCTCTGGGCAGAGCTCTGAGTGGAGCTGACATAG GTGAGTGCAGCGACAGCGTATGCGACCTGGTCAGCTGTGCCAACGGTGGAGTCTGCTTTGCAAACCGTGCTGATGGCTACATCTGCCTGTGCCCGCTCGGCTTCAGGGGAGCACTTTGTGAAGAGA GTTTCTCACTGGCCTCACCTCTCTTCAATGAGACAGTGTTTTCATACGCCGTCATCCCGTGGCCGCAGTCCTCTCAGAGTTATCTGTCCTTCATGGAGTTCGAGCTGACGTTTCGGCCGTCGATGCCCGACGGGACGCTGCTGTACAGTGATGACGCAGATAGCGGAGACTTCCTGGCTATCAACCTGGTGGACAGATATGTGGAGTTCAGATTTGACTgcggctctggaggagctgtgATAAG GAGTGAAGAGCAGGTCAGCCTGGACGCATGGCATGAGCTGAGGGTGTCTCGCACTGCAAAGAGTGGCATCCTTCAGGTGGACAGCCAGAGGCCAATGGAAGGAATCGCTGAG GGAGCTTTCACTCAGATTAACTGCAGTTCACCTCTTTATATTGGTGGAGTACCAGAATACGATAAAACCAAGAGGACAGCAGGTGTTATAAAGCCCTTCACTGGAATCGTCCAGAAG CTGATACTCAATGACCGCACCATCCCAATAACAACTGGCTCTGCTGGTGGTGTTAATGTAGCAAACTCAGTGCACCCATGTGTGGAAAGTCCCTGTGCCAATGGAGGGACCTGCAGGCCAAAGTGGGATAGTTATGAGTGTGACTGCCCCCTAGGGTATGACGGGAGGCACTGCCAGAAAG AGTGTGGGAATTACTGTTTGAACA CTGTGACTGAAGCCATTGAGATCCCACAATTCATTGGAAGAAGTTACCTGACATACGACAACAGAGATATCCTGAAAAG ggTGTCTGGGTCCAGGACCAACCTTTTCATGCGTTTTAAGAGCACAGCCAAGGATGGCCTGTTACTATGGCGAGGAGACAGTCCAATGAGGCCCaacagtgacttcctgtctaTGGGGCTTCAGGATGGTGCTCTAATCTTCAG TTATAATCTCGGCAGCGGTGCGGCTAACATTTCTGTCAACGGGACCTTTAGCGATGGAAAGTGGCACAGAGTCAAAGCTGTGAG GGATGGCCAGTCAGGGAAACTGACAGTGGATGACTATGGAGCAAAAACAGGCAGGTCACCTGGAAAAATGAGACAACTGAATATCAACGGACCCTTATACGTTG GTGGCATGAAAGAAATAGCtcttcacacaaacagacagtacATTGGAGGCTTGTTGGGCTGCGTGTCCCACTTCACACTTTCCACTGATTATCACTTAGCACTGGTGGAGGATGCTGCTGACGGCAAGAACATCAACACCTGCTCCAACTAG